One Oryza brachyantha chromosome 3, ObraRS2, whole genome shotgun sequence DNA segment encodes these proteins:
- the LOC102701433 gene encoding glutathione S-transferase T3-like, producing the protein MSIRSKRKVAPPPQAIASSTDPLVVPTPQVAPYPYGLWFPPPPTPWLASPQSHAMSGSPAFPPPTAGKIDVHSDLEEWGVESRPPGGFVNFINTPSNNVHHVAEGSLSQPINVDNGDVSRTEKRLSWMKDEDVRLISAWLNNSNDPIESNFKKNDKYWGDVAAAYNSTTPINRARLVKHIKDHFGKIRKKVGNFCCSWKEANSLYASGESTEDLMNKAHKIYENDFKDGPFLFMHCWNELKKQPKWHAYLEQLDMSNKRKADYNDVIPLDDEEDIPRPMGSKAAKAQRSGKGKSKIEVYTAELEDDIRKFMDAHAAAKEGQSEVLETQKRVSSDNLATKKLGRQTAMIETYRDLMNKDTTKMPDDVRSEFVQMLKCMREEIFNKKQ; encoded by the exons ATGTCCATCCGCTCGAAGAGGAAGgtggcgccgcctcctcaggCCATTGCGAGCTCTACAGATCCTCTCGTAGTTCCTACGCCACAAGTAGCGCCGTATCCATATGGTCTCTGGTTTCCACCGCCGCCAACACCTTGGCTTGCTTCTCCACAATCACACGCCATGTCTGGCTCTCCTGCTTTCCCTCCTCCCACGGCCGGCAAGATTGATGTGCACAGTGACCTTGAAGAATG GGGGGTTGAATCTCGTCCGCCCGGCGGTTTcgttaattttatcaatacCCCATCAAACAATGTACATCATGTAGCCGAGGGGAGTCTATCACAACCCATCAATGTTGACAATGGAGATGTTTCTAGGACTGAGAAACGCTTGTCTTGGATGAAGGATGAAGACGTGAGATTG ATCAGTGCTTGGTTGAACAACTCAAATGATCCTATAGAATCAAATTTCAAGAAGAACGATAAATATTGGGGTGATGTTGCTGCAGCTTACAATAGCACTACACCAATAAACCGAGCTAGACTAGTGAAGCATATTAAGGACCATTTTGGTAAAATTAGGAAGAAGGTCGGGAATTTTTGTTGCTCTTGGAAGGAGGCTAATTCATTATATGCTAGTGGGGAGTCTACTGAAGATCTGATGAATAAGGCACACAAGATATATGAGAATGACTTCAAGGATGGTCCATTCTTGTTTATGCACTGTTGgaatgaactaaaaaaacaaccaAAGTGGCATGCATATTTAGAGCAGCTTGACATGTCAAACAAAAGGAAGGCAGATTACAATGATGTTATCCCCcttgatgatgaagaagatatCCCACGACCAATGGGATCAAAGGCAGCTAAGGCACAACGTAGTGGCAAAGGAAAGAGCAAGATCGAAGTTTATACAGCTGAGCTAGAAGATGACATCCGTAAATTTATGGATGCACATGCAGCAGCCAAGGAAGGGCAGAGTGAAGTGTTGGAGACCCAAAAACGTGTTTCTAGTGACAACCTTGCAACTAAGAAGCTTGGTCGCCAAACAGCTATGATTGAAACTTATCGAGACTTGATGAACAAAGACACAACTAAGATGCCTGACGATGTGAGGTCTGAGTTTGTACAGATGCTGAAATGCATGAGAGAAGAGATATTCAACAAAAAGCAGTGA
- the LOC102701713 gene encoding omega-amidase, chloroplastic, protein MRATAAAAAFSLLTCSRLQSSSPTRLPFASLRRVRFAAMATAASFRPEAARSPPAVQPPPPPLSKFKVALCQLSVTADKARNIARAREAIEAAAADGAKLVLLPEIWNGPYSNDSFPEYAEDIEAGGDAAPSFSMMSEVARSLQITLVGGSISERSGNKLYNTCCVFGSDGKLKGKHRKIHLFDIDIPGKITFKESKTLTAGLDLTVVDTDVGRIGIGICYDIRFQELAMLYAARGAHLLCYPGAFNMTTGPLHWELLQRARAADNQLFVATCAPARDTNAGYIAWGHSTLVGPFGEVIATAEHEERTIMAEIDYSLIDQRRQFLPLQYQRRGDLYQLVDVQRSGSE, encoded by the exons ATGAGAGCcacagccgcagccgcagccttCTCACTCCTCACCTGCTCCCGTCTCCAGAGCTCCAGCCCGACCCGGCTCCCCTTTGCCTCGCTCCGCCGCGTTCGGTTCGCCGCGATGGCCACGGCCGCCTCCTTCCGCCCGGAGGCCGCGCGCTCGCCTCCCGCCGTccagcccccgccgccgccgctctccaaG TTCAAGGTGGCGTTGTGCCAGCTCTCGGTCACGGCGGACAAGGCTCGCAACATCGCGCGAGCGCGCGAGGCCATCGAGGCTGctgcggcggacggcgccaAGCTCGTGCTTCTCCCG GAGATATGGAACGGTCCATATTCAAATGACAGCTTTCCAGAATATGCTGAAGACATCGAAGCCGGTGGTGACGCAGCTCCTTCATTTTCAATGATGTCAGAGGTTGCTCGCAGCTTGCAAATTACTCTTGTTGGTGGATCCATATCAGAACGTTCTGGTAACAAATTGTACAATACATGCTGTGTCTTTGGTTCAGATGGCAAGCTTAAGGGCAAACATAGGAAG ATCCATCTTTTCGACATTGACATTCCTGGAAAGATTACATTCAAGGAATCGAAGACTCTTACAGCTGGGCTGGATCTTACTGTTGTAGACACAG ATGTAGGCCGGATTGGTATAGGTATTTGTTATGACATTCGTTTCCAGGAGTTGGCAATGTTGTATGCTGCAAGAG GTGCTCATTTGTTGTGCTATCCCGGTGCATTTAACATGACTACAGGGCCATTGCACTGGGAGTTGCTGCAAAGGGCAAG GGCTGCAGACAACCAG CTGTTTGTGGCAACCTGTGCACCAGCTCGAGACACCAATGCAGGTTATATTGCTTGGGGGCATTCCACTCTTGTTGGACCT TTTGGGGAGGTGATTGCTACTGCTGAGCATGAGGAGAGAACAATAATGGCAGAAATTGATTATTCATTGATTGATCAGAGGAG GCAATTTCTTCCTCTGCAATATCAACGCCGTGGAGATCTCTATCAGTTGGTAGATGTCCAGAGATCCGGCTCTGAGTAG